In one window of Deinobacterium chartae DNA:
- a CDS encoding alpha/beta fold hydrolase gives MSETPVVLLHGALGSAETMYPLRDALGALLPGRPLITPHLEGHGPSPLPSGGLAVESLALGVLRDLEERGTTRADFVGYSLGGYLALWLARHRPERVGRVLALATKLAWTPEVAARERSMLDPEKLQQKVPRFAQLLSDRHGADRWAALLRATADLMTGLGERPAVTTPDLEALEIPVLLAVGDRDATVSLEETAGAYRALRHGSLAVLPNTPHPLERAPLTLLAQSAAAFLQLPVEIPG, from the coding sequence ATGTCCGAGACTCCCGTGGTCCTGCTGCACGGTGCGCTGGGCAGCGCCGAAACCATGTACCCGCTCCGGGACGCCCTGGGCGCGCTGCTCCCCGGCCGCCCGCTGATCACCCCGCACCTCGAGGGCCACGGTCCCTCTCCGCTGCCCAGCGGCGGCCTCGCGGTGGAATCCCTGGCGCTGGGCGTGCTGCGCGACCTCGAGGAGCGCGGCACCACACGGGCCGACTTCGTGGGGTACAGCCTGGGCGGCTATCTGGCACTGTGGCTGGCCCGCCACCGACCCGAGCGGGTCGGACGGGTACTGGCCCTGGCGACCAAATTGGCCTGGACGCCCGAAGTGGCCGCGCGCGAGCGCAGCATGCTCGACCCGGAAAAGCTGCAACAGAAAGTACCGCGCTTCGCACAGCTGCTGAGCGACCGCCACGGTGCCGACCGCTGGGCGGCGCTGCTGCGGGCCACGGCGGACCTGATGACCGGGCTGGGCGAGCGTCCCGCAGTGACCACCCCGGACCTCGAGGCCCTGGAAATTCCGGTGTTGCTGGCGGTCGGAGACCGCGACGCGACGGTCAGCCTCGAGGAGACCGCCGGGGCCTACCGCGCCCTGCGGCACGGCAGCCTGGCGGTACTGCCAAATACCCCGCACCCGCTCGAGCGCGCTCCGCTGACCCTGCTGGCCCAAAGCGCAGCGGCCTTCTTACAGCTCCCGGTCGAAATCCCCGGCTAG
- a CDS encoding GNAT family N-acetyltransferase encodes MTMTTVSFRPFTEADYPTLLELMNAAYPDTPRYEQDVRLFDQQRDPQARFVRDLMQVGDRVVAAGEYETHRALPRAGRLALRLFVPRAQWGQGLEVPLFDHLLARALEEGPSGLDTSVPENSWELPFLQERGFRETERMWHSVLDLSTFDAAPFVRFRQRAASAGVSLRPLDTLARDEAFQRRMYAAISEILLDLPSATPFEPWPFELWQERAWNHPLRRHDLTLLALEGDEIVGIAELYGTHEPGALRIGLTGVRRPWRRRGVAQALKLEGTLRAREAGFERVRTVNHSVNRPMLAINEAMGFVKEPATVHLALDLGAPGPRSES; translated from the coding sequence ATGACCATGACCACCGTGAGTTTCAGGCCGTTTACCGAGGCGGACTACCCCACGCTGCTCGAGCTGATGAACGCCGCCTATCCGGATACACCCCGCTACGAGCAGGACGTGCGGCTGTTCGACCAGCAGCGCGATCCGCAGGCGCGTTTCGTGCGCGATCTGATGCAGGTGGGCGACCGGGTCGTCGCGGCGGGAGAGTACGAAACCCACCGCGCGCTGCCCCGGGCTGGCCGCCTGGCCCTGCGGCTGTTCGTGCCGCGCGCGCAGTGGGGACAGGGGCTGGAGGTCCCGTTGTTCGATCACCTGCTGGCCCGCGCCCTCGAGGAAGGGCCCAGCGGACTGGACACCTCGGTCCCCGAGAACTCCTGGGAGCTGCCGTTTTTGCAGGAGCGGGGGTTTCGCGAGACCGAACGCATGTGGCACTCGGTGCTGGACCTGTCGACCTTCGATGCGGCCCCGTTCGTGCGTTTCCGGCAGCGGGCCGCGTCGGCGGGCGTCAGCCTGCGGCCGCTGGACACCCTTGCGCGGGACGAGGCCTTCCAGCGCCGGATGTACGCTGCCATCAGCGAGATCTTGCTGGACCTGCCGTCGGCCACGCCCTTTGAGCCCTGGCCGTTCGAGCTGTGGCAGGAGCGGGCCTGGAACCACCCGCTGCGGCGTCACGACCTGACCTTGCTGGCCCTCGAGGGCGACGAGATCGTGGGCATCGCAGAACTGTACGGGACGCACGAGCCCGGAGCCCTGCGCATCGGGCTGACCGGCGTGCGCCGCCCCTGGCGGCGGCGTGGCGTGGCGCAGGCCCTCAAGCTCGAGGGAACCCTGCGTGCCCGTGAGGCCGGGTTCGAGCGTGTCCGCACGGTCAACCACTCGGTCAATCGCCCGATGCTCGCCATCAACGAGGCGATGGGCTTCGTCAAAGAGCCGGCCACCGTTCACCTGGCGCTGGACCTCGGCGCGCCTGGCCCCCGCAGCGAGAGCTAG